The following are encoded in a window of Arcobacter sp. F2176 genomic DNA:
- a CDS encoding GGDEF domain-containing protein, translating into MKKLFDDKTIVFLLPLVIITFLFLYICYNYSMGIYKEIEQTQNNKDIKNFIYALNISTQKTNLKEKSYYQEVKRICENHFDECLIKTTIHSKRINKENIKVDTYKLNLFLINDFHFLDMKNKLILHIKTKSKQNIIIASKNSIQIFSSLSIIFLILTIIITSTYQKHILIVNDNLETKVNERTSQITHTLKELEKVNLKLFDLAHTDYLTQIKNRRSFFLHANSMFQNQKKSNKPMSIIMIDIDNFKKFNDTYGHEMGDKVLKLFAGTINNYLSEDTIFGRLGGEEFIIAIPNEKIDIAITIAEDIRKMIETLVIRVPYSDLFITASFGVSDSTNTNTIDEIIKNADDMLYDAKNKGKNRVRGRIS; encoded by the coding sequence ATGAAAAAATTATTTGATGATAAGACTATTGTATTTTTGTTACCATTGGTGATTATTACTTTTTTATTCCTCTATATTTGTTACAATTACTCTATGGGTATATATAAAGAAATTGAACAAACCCAAAATAATAAAGATATAAAAAACTTTATTTATGCATTAAATATTTCTACTCAAAAAACAAATTTAAAAGAAAAGTCTTACTATCAAGAAGTAAAAAGAATATGTGAGAATCACTTTGACGAATGTTTAATAAAAACAACTATACACAGTAAAAGAATTAATAAAGAAAATATTAAAGTAGATACTTATAAATTGAATTTATTTTTAATTAATGACTTTCATTTTCTTGATATGAAGAATAAACTTATCTTACACATCAAAACAAAATCAAAGCAAAATATAATAATCGCAAGTAAAAACTCAATTCAAATTTTTTCTTCTTTATCAATTATCTTTTTAATATTAACCATTATAATTACAAGCACATATCAAAAACACATTTTAATAGTTAATGATAATTTAGAAACTAAAGTAAATGAACGAACAAGTCAAATTACTCACACTTTAAAAGAATTGGAAAAAGTTAACCTTAAACTTTTTGATTTAGCACATACAGATTATTTGACCCAAATAAAAAATAGAAGAAGTTTCTTTTTGCATGCAAATTCAATGTTCCAAAATCAAAAGAAATCAAATAAACCTATGAGTATAATAATGATAGATATAGATAACTTTAAGAAATTTAATGATACATATGGCCATGAAATGGGAGATAAAGTTCTAAAACTATTTGCAGGTACTATAAATAATTATTTAAGTGAAGATACTATATTTGGAAGACTAGGTGGAGAAGAATTTATTATTGCTATTCCCAATGAAAAAATTGATATAGCAATAACTATTGCAGAAGACATTAGAAAAATGATTGAAACCTTAGTAATAAGAGTACCTTATTCAGACCTATTTATTACGGCTAGTTTTGGAGTCAGTGATTCCACTAATACAAATACAATCGATGAAATAATCAAAAATGCAGATGATATGCTTTATGATGCAAAAAATAAAGGAAAAAATAGAGTAAGAGGAAGAATATCTTAA
- a CDS encoding EAL domain-containing protein yields MKLTLSKINFLNIFSIIVIFSIILGFFIYEFNQDLYEKKVISLEKSYYLKNKAIIKNEIQRAIRRIEVINNLIYEKNESILKEKVNFVKNLFDSNDDKNFDVILTKYKKELNLLKWDNGTGYFYIFDKNGKILYHGGNKKYINTNIFESAKTNDSLYQFLKETLVLDENYGSYKWYKPNESPKEIYKKYVYIKRDEKHDIFIAAGVYKKEIDKKIQELVFNDFRKDKFGDNKYGYFWILGLDKVMKMHALNPEIEGRINDDVLSTDGRILNDISIKMALNGGGYVNYKWIRPDTKKEDEKFSYVKLIPNWNFIIGAGFYVTELQNILKEEKKSLKELSDEYLIKVFIVLTILISISLMIARYLSLKIHNVEIEREDQMNILEQYKLLLDRSAVVSKTDKDGIITYVNGSFEKISGFNKNELIGVTHKLIAHPDTPRSQSKKLWDTILKGKIWKGILKNKRKDGDSYYNSITIIPIKDSQGNIQEFISAGTIVTELIENRSKLKNLFKTDALTGLANRVSLIDQISKQKSGTLALINIDRFKEINDSYSHIIGDEVIKTFADRLFKYFNEKGYELYRLQSDIFALTINNKDNIIVDIKNFMNTLGKEPYLFEKNKFMLTYTCGIASNSENLLTYADIALSEAKNKKVKIKEYNPSMKNVEEFKNNLLWVERLHLAIKENRIFPHYQPIYNYKTGKIDKYEALMRLELDGKIIYPNEYLDIAKKTKLYSELTYKMVEKVISKFATNNYEFSLNLCIEDLMNEELMIYVFDYAEQKGVFDRMVLEIVESEEIDDSDYINKLLRKFKNEGVKIAIDDFGSGYSNYDYLIKLQADYLKIDGSIIKLIENDSRTQDVVKSIFEFAQKSNIKVIAEFVSNENIDKILREIGIDYAQGFYYGKPEAKLIDEIN; encoded by the coding sequence ATGAAACTCACTCTTTCAAAAATAAATTTCTTAAATATTTTTTCAATAATAGTTATTTTTTCAATTATACTGGGCTTTTTTATTTATGAATTTAATCAAGACTTATATGAAAAAAAAGTGATCTCACTAGAAAAAAGTTATTATTTAAAAAATAAAGCAATAATCAAAAATGAAATACAAAGAGCTATAAGAAGAATAGAAGTAATAAATAATTTGATTTATGAAAAGAATGAATCTATTTTAAAGGAAAAGGTAAATTTTGTCAAAAATTTATTTGATTCTAATGATGACAAAAATTTCGATGTCATTTTGACTAAATATAAAAAAGAACTAAATTTATTAAAATGGGATAATGGAACAGGTTATTTTTATATATTTGATAAAAATGGAAAAATTTTATACCATGGTGGCAATAAAAAATATATAAATACTAATATATTTGAATCAGCTAAAACAAATGATAGTTTATATCAATTTTTAAAAGAGACTTTAGTTTTAGATGAAAACTATGGTTCTTATAAATGGTACAAACCAAATGAAAGTCCAAAGGAAATTTACAAAAAATATGTATATATAAAAAGAGATGAAAAACATGATATTTTTATAGCAGCTGGTGTTTACAAAAAAGAAATAGATAAAAAGATACAAGAATTAGTTTTTAATGATTTTAGAAAAGATAAATTTGGTGATAACAAATATGGCTATTTTTGGATATTAGGATTAGACAAAGTTATGAAAATGCATGCACTTAATCCTGAAATTGAAGGTAGAATAAATGATGATGTACTTTCTACAGATGGAAGAATTCTCAATGACATTAGTATAAAAATGGCTTTAAACGGTGGAGGGTATGTAAATTACAAATGGATAAGGCCAGACACAAAAAAAGAAGATGAAAAATTTTCTTATGTAAAATTAATACCTAATTGGAATTTTATCATTGGTGCAGGATTTTATGTTACAGAACTACAAAATATATTAAAAGAAGAAAAAAAATCTCTAAAAGAGTTATCTGATGAATATTTGATAAAAGTTTTTATTGTTCTTACTATTTTGATTTCTATATCTTTGATGATAGCAAGATATCTTTCTTTAAAAATTCATAATGTTGAAATAGAAAGAGAAGATCAAATGAATATTCTAGAACAATATAAGTTATTGTTAGATAGAAGTGCTGTTGTTTCTAAGACAGATAAAGATGGGATTATTACTTATGTAAATGGTAGCTTTGAAAAAATAAGTGGATTTAATAAGAATGAACTTATAGGAGTGACACATAAACTAATTGCTCACCCAGATACTCCAAGAAGTCAATCTAAAAAATTATGGGATACTATTTTAAAAGGGAAGATTTGGAAAGGTATTCTTAAAAATAAAAGAAAAGATGGTGATAGTTATTATAATAGTATTACTATTATTCCAATAAAAGATTCCCAAGGTAATATTCAAGAGTTTATATCAGCAGGTACAATAGTTACTGAACTAATAGAAAATCGATCAAAACTTAAAAATCTATTTAAAACTGATGCCTTAACAGGTTTAGCAAATAGAGTAAGTTTGATAGACCAAATTTCTAAGCAAAAAAGTGGAACTTTAGCATTAATTAATATTGATAGATTTAAAGAAATAAATGATAGTTATAGTCACATTATTGGTGATGAGGTAATAAAAACATTTGCTGATAGATTATTTAAATATTTTAATGAAAAAGGGTATGAATTATATAGATTGCAATCTGATATTTTTGCACTTACTATAAATAATAAAGATAACATAATTGTTGATATAAAGAATTTTATGAATACATTAGGAAAAGAACCTTATTTATTTGAAAAAAATAAATTCATGCTTACATATACTTGTGGAATAGCATCTAATAGTGAGAATTTATTAACTTATGCAGATATTGCACTAAGCGAAGCTAAAAATAAAAAAGTAAAAATAAAAGAGTATAACCCTTCTATGAAAAATGTTGAAGAGTTTAAAAATAACTTATTGTGGGTAGAAAGACTACACCTTGCAATAAAAGAAAATAGAATCTTTCCCCATTATCAACCTATATATAACTATAAAACTGGGAAAATCGATAAATATGAAGCTTTAATGAGATTAGAATTAGATGGAAAAATCATATATCCAAATGAGTACTTAGATATTGCTAAAAAAACAAAGTTATACTCAGAATTAACATATAAGATGGTGGAAAAGGTAATAAGTAAATTTGCAACTAATAATTATGAATTTTCACTTAATTTATGTATTGAAGATCTGATGAATGAAGAACTGATGATATATGTGTTTGATTATGCAGAACAAAAAGGTGTATTTGATAGGATGGTTTTAGAAATCGTTGAATCAGAAGAGATAGATGATAGTGATTATATAAATAAACTTCTTAGAAAATTTAAAAATGAAGGTGTAAAAATAGCAATAGATGATTTTGGTAGCGGTTATTCAAATTATGACTATTTGATTAAGTTACAAGCTGATTATCTAAAAATTGATGGTTCAATCATAAAATTAATCGAAAATGATAGTAGGACACAAGATGTTGTAAAATCAATTTTTGAGTTTGCTCAAAAGTCTAATATAAAAGTTATTGCAGAGTTTGTAAGTAATGAAAATATAGATAAGATATTAAGAGAAATAGGCATAGATTATGCACAAGGTTTTTATTATGGAAAGCCAGAAGCTAAATTAATTGATGAAATAAATTAA
- a CDS encoding sulfite oxidase heme-binding subunit YedZ, giving the protein MKVIIFILLILPSFILGYEVFIVQDLIDPIKYIYTVTGAIAMVLLFFSITISLIRKKVNLISYRKMIGLFGFYYVFLHFLNFVILDMEVDFAKVINETLEKPFIYLGMISFVLLIFMALTSFGKLFKLYFKYHKVIYIVLILSTIHFVMAQKALSIPQMGYLLIMIIIGFLKLKQRVKLN; this is encoded by the coding sequence ATGAAAGTAATTATTTTTATACTATTAATTTTACCATCATTTATTTTGGGATATGAAGTCTTTATTGTACAAGATCTTATAGACCCCATAAAATATATCTATACTGTAACAGGTGCAATTGCAATGGTCTTGCTATTTTTTTCAATAACTATTTCGCTTATAAGAAAAAAAGTAAATCTAATCTCTTATAGGAAAATGATAGGGCTTTTTGGTTTTTATTATGTATTTTTGCATTTTTTAAATTTTGTAATTTTGGATATGGAAGTTGATTTTGCAAAAGTGATAAATGAGACTTTAGAAAAACCATTTATTTATCTAGGAATGATATCTTTTGTTCTTTTAATATTTATGGCTCTTACATCATTTGGAAAGCTTTTTAAACTATATTTTAAATATCATAAAGTCATATATATAGTGTTAATACTTTCTACCATACATTTTGTTATGGCTCAAAAAGCTTTATCTATTCCTCAGATGGGATATTTACTGATTATGATTATAATTGGATTTTTAAAATTAAAACAAAGAGTAAAGTTAAATTAA
- a CDS encoding ATP-dependent helicase has protein sequence MPLSNLNEEQLSAATCKPGFNLIIASAGTGKTSTIVGRIATLINGGVKPSEIILLTFTNKAAQEMVQRVSKFFGKDTAGAIMAGTFHSVSYKLIKQLQVNITLKQPNELKTLFKSIYEKRVFFERDDSTSPYDGGYLYDIYSLYLNSKNNEEFGDWIVEKNAGHEIYTAIYEDVIKEFHTLKKEYGYANFDDLLTIMLELLETNDFDFKEILVDEYQDTNPLQGKLLEAFKPKSLFCVGDYDQSIYAFNGSDIGIISTFADRYEGAKVFTLRKNYRSTRPILQLATKVIEHNERIYDKNLEVVRQDAEHSPRLLTFNELFDQYEHISKLISQSTTPHIDIAIIFRNNSSADGIEANLREFSIPAKRKGGKSFFEAAEVKFVLDIITLLKSHNDMMAAIHILEYGKGIGKAIAKDIFDALMKLGHGDLFQGLFNPDPNIKSPYVSTKTKNIQLGLFDDFAELGSVSKFKDCGFDDKFLGNPILKHPKLCVEGGEFLFEFYLIVKDLKRIKNPRSAIDHIFKSNLYDHLIEMLSNKRATRKDGQIDPAMKQTSIVRINRKITLLKSLSYNYSDIEKFINAMVLGGSEMSEGDGVNLLSVHASKGLEFKEVYVIDLMNGRFPNQKLIAKGGSIEEERRLFYVAVTRAKDILYLSYAKYDKVKKLSFVHSQFLKEAGLIKDESE, from the coding sequence ATGCCTTTATCTAATCTAAACGAAGAACAATTATCAGCTGCTACATGTAAACCAGGCTTTAACCTTATTATTGCAAGTGCAGGGACTGGAAAAACATCTACAATTGTTGGAAGAATTGCTACCTTAATTAATGGTGGAGTTAAACCTTCTGAAATAATACTTTTGACTTTTACAAATAAAGCTGCCCAAGAGATGGTACAAAGGGTTTCTAAATTTTTTGGTAAAGACACAGCTGGTGCTATCATGGCTGGAACTTTTCACAGTGTAAGTTATAAATTAATAAAACAATTACAAGTAAATATTACACTTAAACAACCAAATGAGTTGAAAACACTTTTTAAATCTATTTATGAAAAAAGAGTTTTTTTTGAAAGAGATGATTCAACAAGTCCATATGATGGAGGCTATTTATATGATATTTATTCTTTATATTTAAACTCTAAAAATAATGAAGAGTTTGGGGATTGGATAGTTGAAAAAAATGCTGGACATGAGATTTATACTGCTATTTATGAAGATGTAATCAAAGAGTTTCATACATTAAAAAAAGAGTACGGTTATGCCAATTTTGATGATTTATTAACTATTATGCTTGAACTTCTTGAGACAAATGATTTTGATTTTAAAGAAATTCTTGTAGATGAATATCAAGATACAAATCCTTTACAGGGAAAATTATTAGAAGCTTTTAAACCAAAATCACTTTTTTGTGTAGGTGATTATGACCAAAGTATTTATGCTTTTAATGGCTCTGACATTGGGATTATTTCTACCTTTGCTGATAGGTATGAGGGTGCAAAAGTTTTTACTTTAAGAAAAAACTATCGTTCAACTAGACCAATTTTACAACTTGCAACAAAAGTGATTGAACACAATGAAAGAATTTATGATAAAAATCTTGAAGTAGTAAGACAAGATGCAGAACATTCTCCTAGACTATTAACTTTTAATGAACTTTTTGATCAATATGAGCATATCTCAAAACTAATTTCACAAAGTACCACACCACATATAGATATAGCGATAATATTTAGAAATAATTCAAGTGCAGATGGTATAGAAGCAAACTTAAGAGAATTTTCAATACCAGCAAAAAGAAAAGGCGGAAAGAGTTTTTTTGAAGCTGCTGAGGTAAAATTTGTATTAGATATTATTACTTTACTGAAAAGTCATAATGATATGATGGCAGCTATTCATATTTTGGAGTATGGAAAAGGAATAGGAAAAGCTATAGCAAAAGATATATTTGATGCTTTGATGAAGTTAGGGCATGGAGATTTATTTCAAGGTTTATTTAATCCAGACCCAAATATAAAAAGTCCATATGTATCAACAAAAACAAAGAATATACAGTTAGGGCTTTTTGATGATTTTGCAGAATTAGGTTCTGTTTCTAAATTCAAAGATTGTGGTTTTGATGATAAATTTTTAGGAAATCCAATCTTAAAACATCCAAAACTTTGTGTTGAAGGTGGAGAGTTTTTATTTGAATTTTATTTGATAGTAAAAGATTTAAAAAGAATAAAAAACCCAAGAAGTGCTATTGATCATATTTTCAAATCAAATTTATATGACCATTTAATTGAAATGCTTTCTAACAAAAGAGCTACAAGAAAAGATGGACAAATTGACCCTGCTATGAAACAAACTTCAATTGTAAGAATAAATAGAAAAATAACTTTATTGAAATCTTTATCTTATAATTATAGCGATATAGAAAAATTTATAAATGCCATGGTTTTAGGTGGTAGTGAGATGAGTGAAGGTGATGGTGTAAATTTACTATCTGTTCATGCATCTAAGGGCTTAGAGTTTAAAGAAGTTTATGTAATAGATTTGATGAATGGAAGGTTTCCAAATCAAAAATTAATTGCAAAAGGTGGAAGTATAGAGGAAGAAAGACGGCTGTTTTATGTGGCAGTTACTAGAGCAAAAGATATTTTGTATCTCTCTTATGCAAAGTATGATAAAGTTAAAAAATTAAGTTTTGTGCATTCTCAGTTTTTAAAAGAAGCTGGACTTATAAAAGATGAAAGTGAGTAA
- a CDS encoding gluconate 2-dehydrogenase subunit 3 family protein codes for MKRRTFIKLSSLTPIIVNSYMMAKDVDDKIWTTILEVQNILLPKTSKMPSAKEFGSVTYLKQNIDHYSFDKDDLELILNAAQVFKETFPEFFKATKEEKLEIIKQANSSEYGNSWINILVYYGIEAMLSDPIYGGNKFQSGWMALSHKPGIPRPKRKYGAKIDI; via the coding sequence ATGAAAAGAAGAACATTTATAAAACTAAGCTCCCTTACACCTATTATTGTAAATAGTTACATGATGGCAAAAGATGTTGATGATAAAATTTGGACAACTATTTTAGAAGTACAAAATATACTTCTACCAAAAACTTCAAAAATGCCTAGTGCAAAAGAGTTTGGTAGTGTTACATATCTAAAACAAAATATCGACCACTATAGTTTTGATAAAGATGATTTAGAACTTATTTTAAATGCAGCTCAAGTTTTCAAAGAGACTTTTCCAGAATTCTTTAAAGCAACAAAAGAAGAAAAACTAGAAATCATAAAACAAGCAAATTCAAGTGAATATGGAAACTCATGGATTAATATTTTAGTTTATTATGGAATTGAAGCCATGCTAAGTGACCCAATTTATGGTGGGAATAAATTTCAATCAGGGTGGATGGCATTAAGTCATAAGCCTGGAATTCCAAGACCAAAAAGAAAATATGGAGCAAAAATTGATATATGA
- a CDS encoding GMC family oxidoreductase yields MEQKLIYDVCIIGSGAGAGPIAYTLAKEGKKVLILEKGDIYTEKDFSKDEIAYSRRDIFTPNLKDEYHVIEEKIDGKWYKFPTYETGWSFWNGNILGGSSNFMSGYFHRLKPKDFKLKSTFGKYKGANVVDWPISYDELEPYYDMVEKVIGVSGEYTKYEHAEPRSSKNYAYPRLKEHPIVDLIDKACEKLDYVSYKVPRAIISQNKDKRNACYYSNYCGSYNCSSGAKGSSRASLIQPILNNTDITIIPNAFVFKLLTNKNKKIEKAVYYTKEKIEKTVEAKLFVVATQAVESSRLLLNSKNSDFPNGLANSSGQVGKNMLFTGGGQGSAIIDTKILKKDKLFETGFFVNRGLQDWYFTKEFKGGTIDFLFDHANPIRKALRLKSDDNGNLLFGEELQDKIYKNFTKSRILNFEVFTDWMPNDNCFVSIDEKYKDKYGVPVATIRIGAHPQDVKVGNFLAQKAIVVLKQMGASDIKSDISPLPSANLQAGGCRFGNDPKKSVLNKYCQSHDIENLFVTDGSFMPTGGSVPYTWTIYANSFRVADYIKKSKLI; encoded by the coding sequence ATGGAGCAAAAATTGATATATGATGTATGTATTATAGGAAGTGGAGCTGGTGCTGGACCAATAGCTTATACCCTTGCAAAAGAAGGCAAAAAAGTATTAATCTTAGAAAAAGGTGATATATACACAGAAAAGGACTTTTCAAAAGATGAAATAGCCTATTCAAGAAGAGATATATTTACTCCAAACCTAAAAGATGAATACCATGTAATAGAAGAAAAAATCGATGGCAAATGGTATAAATTTCCTACATATGAAACTGGTTGGAGTTTTTGGAATGGGAATATATTAGGTGGTTCATCAAATTTTATGAGTGGATATTTTCATAGACTTAAGCCAAAAGATTTTAAATTAAAATCAACTTTTGGCAAATATAAAGGTGCCAATGTTGTTGATTGGCCAATCTCTTATGATGAGTTGGAACCCTATTATGATATGGTCGAAAAAGTCATTGGAGTATCAGGGGAATATACAAAATACGAACATGCGGAGCCCCGAAGTAGTAAAAACTATGCATATCCAAGATTAAAAGAACACCCAATAGTTGATTTAATAGATAAAGCCTGTGAAAAACTAGATTATGTATCATATAAAGTTCCACGAGCAATTATCTCACAAAATAAAGATAAAAGAAATGCCTGTTATTATTCGAACTATTGTGGTTCGTACAATTGTTCAAGTGGAGCAAAAGGAAGTTCAAGAGCCTCTTTAATACAACCTATTTTAAATAATACAGATATTACAATAATACCAAATGCCTTTGTCTTTAAACTTCTTACAAATAAAAATAAAAAAATCGAAAAAGCTGTATATTACACAAAAGAAAAGATAGAAAAAACAGTTGAAGCAAAACTTTTTGTTGTAGCAACTCAAGCAGTTGAGAGTTCAAGACTTCTTTTAAACTCAAAAAATAGTGATTTTCCAAATGGTTTAGCAAACTCATCTGGACAAGTTGGTAAAAATATGCTTTTTACAGGTGGTGGACAAGGTAGTGCTATCATTGATACAAAAATATTAAAAAAAGATAAGTTATTTGAAACTGGTTTTTTTGTGAATAGAGGTCTTCAAGATTGGTATTTTACAAAAGAGTTTAAAGGTGGAACTATAGATTTCTTATTTGACCATGCAAATCCTATACGAAAAGCACTAAGATTAAAGTCTGATGACAATGGAAATCTTTTATTTGGAGAAGAATTACAAGATAAGATATACAAAAACTTTACAAAATCAAGAATACTAAATTTTGAAGTTTTTACAGACTGGATGCCAAATGATAATTGTTTTGTAAGTATTGATGAAAAATACAAAGATAAATATGGAGTTCCCGTTGCAACAATTAGAATTGGAGCCCATCCACAAGATGTAAAAGTTGGTAATTTTTTAGCACAAAAAGCAATAGTTGTTTTAAAACAAATGGGAGCTAGTGATATTAAAAGTGATATTTCACCACTTCCCTCTGCTAACTTACAAGCTGGTGGATGTAGATTTGGTAATGACCCAAAAAAATCTGTCTTAAACAAATATTGCCAAAGCCATGACATAGAAAACCTTTTTGTCACAGATGGAAGTTTTATGCCAACAGGAGGAAGTGTTCCTTATACTTGGACAATATATGCAAACTCATTTAGAGTGGCTGATTATATTAAAAAGAGTAAGTTAATTTAA